Genomic segment of Mastomys coucha isolate ucsf_1 unplaced genomic scaffold, UCSF_Mcou_1 pScaffold5, whole genome shotgun sequence:
agcaagcaaggagaagcaagcaagcaaggaatatctctccatggcctctgcatcagctcctgcttcctgacctgcttgagttccagtcctgacttcctttggtgatgatgaacagcaatatggaagtaagccaaataaaccctttcctccccaacttgtttcttggtcacgatgtttgtgcaggaatagaaaccctgactaagttaCCAAACCACTACTGTTGACTCTCATAGATACCTTCCTCTCTCCTTGAAATATAGCATTGGTGTTTTGATGTGGATTGCTTGAATCTCTGCTACTCATAGTAGGAACATTTTAACCAAAATCCTCAATTCCAggctcttcctttttttgttgttgtgcttgtttgtttgtttttggatttttgagacaggatttctgtgggtagccctggctgtcttggaacttgccacacttcttaatccttccaaaacagttcaACTACTTGGGGGCCAAATAATGttatatatgagcctatggggacatttTTATCCAAAATACCACAGTTTTTTCCcccatttaattttcttattttatgtgtgttgatgttttgcctgtatatgtgtctatgaCTTTGTTCAGTGGGtgcagaaatcagaagagggcttcaggtcTCCTAGAACcagagttccaggtggttgtcggctatcatgtgggtgctgggaatcctgggtcctccacaagagcagccagtgctcctaactgctgtgctttctctccagcctgcataTTCTTGACCAAGGTGGGAGAAACAAGGAGAAATGACAGGtagggtgtgtgtatgcacacacagaagaataacatgtctgtctgtctgcctctgcaaaCCACAGCTCAGAGTGGATCAAAGACCCAAGTACAGCTagaaatggggagaaagagaaaacaaagttcaAGATACTGGTAAAGAAGAATGCACACATGGCTTCCGTCTAGCTAACAGTATCCAAGCAGCAGAGGCCTTTGGGTGAGCAGAATCTCCAATGAGAGAAAAGGGCAGGAGCCACACCCACAGGAGCTGAACCAAGTCAATTTCAGTCCATTGAGGAATTAATTgagtacctttaatcccagcactcaggaggtagaggcaagtgggcttctgtgagtttgaggccagcctggtctacgtattgagttctaggctaaccaggactacacagtaaaactgtctcaaaaacaaaaaaaNNNNNNNNNNCGAACCATCCCACTGTTTCCATGGGCCCGAGTTACTTTCCCCAGATCACTCTGGTTTCGTTTGGCTTGCCTCCTGGAGTCACTgtattgttttttgctttgtgcacatatgcacatctcTTGCCTAAGTAGAACTCAGTTTCATCTCGGGCATAAAGGCCTTCAATTTTAAGAAGAGCCGTGTGCTCTCTTTGGTTCCGGAGACCTCGCTTGTAGCCAGCAAAAATGGTCTTGCACCACAGCCTTCCAGACATACTTGCTTTTAGAAGTCCTGTTCCCAGTAGGCTTCCACCGGTGCCAAGATGGCGGAAAGAGCAAACCCAATGCTTAAAAAATAAGCAGATGATGTGAGTATCcccttgggaaaaaaagaaatgccagtaGCCCAAGGGTAGATGAGAACCAGTGTCGTTAGGACTGCCCTCGGGTCCAACCCTGTCACTCTTGGGGAGACACAGGAGGGGGGTGTCCGAACACGATAGCTCACACTGTTCATACTTGCAGAGAAGAGGAGACCACAAGATCCTGTTTACAGCCAAGTGGGTGGAAGCGGAAGAGCCTGTGTTCAGTGATAAGAGACTGTGATGAAGTGCACTGTCACACAGGAAACCAGATGAACTGAGAGTCATCATGAGAGCGGGATGGGGGTCTGGTGGGCAGGCAGGGCGCACTGGCCAGCACACATGCTGTCATTCAGTATGGAAATGCCATACTGAATGTTGGGCAAATGACTGAATGTGGCAGGGGCACTAAATGTGATCCTTGTCATttataacacacatgcacacaatgtcAGGAAACCACTGTACAACTAGAATATGCTAGTTACAATTAACAGGAAAACGTACAGTTGATATGTGTcgataaaatgaaaaaacaaacaaacaaacaatggatTCTTTTTACAATTCTCAATGGTACTCTGTGCTAAAGCAAGAAGTGCAGGGCTGTGGGGCTGCTGAGTGTCGGCAACCGGATGCTGAGCTACTGAGGGTGGGGAGCAGGCCTGCGCTGcctgctctgagctctgagccCCTCCTAGTCCACAGGTGCCTTTAGGTGCACTCTCTGGGTCAGCAAGAGGACTACCTTAGGGATTTCACCCAGGATTGCTATATTGGTGATAGATTAAATAAGGAGGTAAAAGGGAATCAGAAGGAAATCTGATTCTCCACATGAGAAAGTCAGAAAACTACTGCCACTTAGGTAAGATGTGAAAAGGAAGACCTGCCAGAGCTGAGGGTTTGGGGCTTCCTGCCGCAAGCTGGAACAGGAAACAcctttctgtggtgctggggctcTCAGAAAAAGCCTCCAGGCTGGGCTGACAGTCACTGAAGCTTTCAGTGAAACCGCCTGGCCTGTGTGAAGTCTGCAGCTTCCTTggtaaaaggatttttttttttaaatgatttcaaagttatttttgttgaagAGTTTGCCCATTTTGTCTCTAAGTTTGCCAGCATGCATCTATGTGAATATCCTGTGTTTACAGTAGTCAGGATAATGCAACACACTCTTTCAAAAAAACCTGTGTATCCTCATCCCCCAGAATACTGAATGCCCTAGGAATGTGCAAGGTCACAAAGGGGATGTAAACCTACCAGTGACGCtaaagtgcatgtgtgtgcacgctaGAAGAGTTGTCCTGTGTTTCTAGTGATCATAGTTTTCAAACCAGAAGAGGGAAGCAGAGTGAAAAACTGCAGGGAGGCGTCGTCGCTGAGGGGTGGTCTGAGACTGGTGGTTTTCCTGGCTTTGAAGAGAACCAAGGAAACAGAGAAGCTTCGAGAactagcaaaacaaaaacattctatgGTCTCTAGAAAGCAACACCCTAGCccccacttcctttttctttttaaagatttatttatttattattatatgtaagtacattgtagctgtcttcagacacttcagaacaggtcatcagatctcattacagatggctgtgagccaccatgtggttgctgggaattgaactcagaacgttcagaagagcagtcagtgctcttaaccactgagccatctctccagccctactttctttctttcttgagagggtctcatgtagcctggaCTAACCTTGAACTACTTTGAccttgatctttctgcctcctcctcctgagtgctgaaattagaggtgtgagccactgtgcccATGTTATACAGTGCCGGGGAGAGAATGGTGGCTTCATGAATGGCAGGCAAGTACTCTCCCTGCTGGCTTACATTCTCAGGCCAGCCCTGCTGGAACTCTTTCTGAACTTAACTGCAGCACCGTCACGGGGTCGCACTATCCAGATTGTCACAGCACCAACGGGCTGTTCGGTGTTTAATATAGTGGGATTGCATCCTCCTGCCAGGATCCCTGCACCCTCCCCTTTATACCATGACAAAAGCACACTGACCGACACAGCCTATAGCCCTGGTGGCTTTCAGTTTCTATGCCTAGAAATTTCTAAGTTATGAAGAGTCCACTTTCAGTTTCATGTTTTTGAAATTTCCTATTCTGTGTTGTTAGAACATTCTCTCCCTCTGTTAGCTAGACCCCTGTGAGGGCAGGGCAGCAGCTAGGGATAACCCAGGGAGTTCTTCATACACAGCACGTTCTCTTCTGTGGTAGTCACACAGCGCAGCACACTTGGACTTCCAAGCAACGAAGACAGatctgtacatgtctgtgtgcactTGCTGTGCCTGGTACAGAGGGGACCTCTTCACTGGACTTGACTACTTCCACCGGAAATCTCTTTTTCTCAAAGGAGCTGGTGAGTGAGatgatatttatgtttttttttttaattaatataggTCTACAAACAGGATTATAGGCTGTAGGACTGGGAGTAGAACTGCAGGCTTGCTTGATCACGTTGGGTACCATAGGCTTAGGCTGAGAGGCAGGATGGGTGGAGGACAGTTAAAAGCCATTCAGAGAACTTAATATGTGGGATATTTTTAGGAAGCAGCCATATCCAGGCTATGGAAAAGACAGGGGTGTTGACGGAGAGGGATTGTATTGGAGATCACATGACACCAGACACCATCTATCTAATATTCGAACACCTTTTGCTTTGAAGACGAGGAACATTACCTAAGCACAAACTCTGGAGTCCACGTGTCTCCATGAACACTGATTCCTCCACCAAACTATAGGCTTGTCCCTGGCCTCTGCAAAGAACTCTGAGCTCAGAGGGCCAAACTTCagccttggatcccagcactgaTCTTAGCAACAGTAGGTCTCCCTCCTGCATGTACCttagcttttcagtttctttgatCCTTAATTTTAAGGTGGAAAAGGTTGGGGGTGCAACTCAGTGGTAgggtacttgcttagcatgcacaaggccatgGGTTCAATATTTAGGACTCTACCAAAATAGTACTTAATTTTAAGTGACCACCATTGTACTATGCTTGCAAGGTTGTAGGGATGAAGTGAAACAGTGTGTACAGAAGCACACTTGAGGTTCATAGGACACATTCCTAGCATTCCCTCTCATTTTGCCCTGGCCTCTTCTCAGTGGATAGATGCATTCTCAATGTTTAGAAGACAAGGCTCTAGGAGTCCACCTCTTTTGTACCCAGACTTGCTCCTTCTAAGGACTTAGCACATATACTCAGAGTTGCTGTATGGTAGGATGCTGTCAGCACAAGTCAGGTGCCTAAGAATTCTccgtctgctgtgtgtgtgtgtgtgtgtgtgtgtgtccacacaggAGTATGTTTGTGGGTATTCATGCTGGATACTCATGGTGTCTGACAACTCTGTCACCTATCCAATGATAGGCCAGGCGTCTCTACTTCTGTTAAAAATTTGTGCCATCCCTGATCATACACATATCCAACCAGCTCTGTATACTTTCTCAGATGAATTATTCCCCAAACTACcctattctttccttctctttctgtaatAGGTGGCTGCCAGGGAGATCCCAGTGAAAGTACCTGTTCCCTCACTGTAGCTAGAGAGCTtccatctgcctgccttctgcccCAACATCCACTCTGACTTGGAGTGGTCTGGTTTCCTGATCTAGCAAATTTCCCCTCTCTCTATGAGGTTCAGTATAGAGAATTTGCATCTCACTCATTATGTTTAGTCCTGGATGTGTGATTTCTTCCTGTGTCCTATGTCAAAATCTTATGTCCCCTGAGAAGTCATGTGAGTTCCAAAGTGACAGAGGAATCTTTTTGGTGTGACTGGGAAATGTCCTCTTCAACCCCTAGTGTATGATTCTATTTGTGACCCATTCTGCAGCAGTCAGTCCCCTAGGTGACTTCCTGGCATGTGTTTGAACTCTTTATACACAAGATGGAACAGGGTGAGGAGTGGGGTCTCAGCTCGGGTGGATTGACTCTTAGAAAATCCCACTGAGGGATGAGATGACTTAGTAGGTAAAGGTACTGCACATAGCCCGATGACTTGAATTCAGTCTCCAGGCCCCAcgtggtagagggagagaattgAATCTCATAAGTTATTTCACCCCTGCATGTGCACCCCATCcctataaacacacaaaataaatttaaaagaatttcaaTAAAGACCCCGAAGGGTGGCTGCCTTTTCTTTAGcgtttggtgttttttttttttNNNNNNNNNNtttctttttaattaagattttacTCTTTAAGAGAAGTTTTAGTTCCacggagggaaaagaaaaggtagTAACTTACACTGCCTCTTTACACATGCACGGTCTCTCTCGCCCATCACCAGCGTTCCCCACCAGAATAGTGAACTGTCTCTGACATGTTGTGCTTAAACAAGGTCCAAAGACTGCGTGACAGTTTCTTCCGGTCACAGTATTTTATTAGATGTGACCTTAGCAGATGTTTTCTCGCAATCTTGTCAGTGTCCTGGTACTCCAGGCTTTTATAGAGAAGCAGTAGAACTTATTTCtaacattcatttcattttttaactcatgtatatgtgtgtttgtcttcATGTGGATACGTGCATGTGAGCGCAGAtgccctcagagtccagaagagggcatcagatcccctgcagctgTAGTCACAGGTGGTTCAGAGCCACTTGAGCTGGgcattgggaactgaacttggttccatgtaagagcagcaagcatccTTTGCTGCTCAGCCCATCTCTCCAGTGGGACTCTATTTTCTGCTGTTGTATGTGCGTCCCCTTTCAGCAGCCCCACGCTATCTCCCTGTCTTGCAAGGTATAGTGACTGCTGTGTTTATGTGGCagtggggattgaacctaggacttggTGCAAGCTAGGCAaactgtgtgcctctgtgtaatACCCTAGCTCTCCAGGGAGTCTTAGAGTCAGAGGGTGTCACAGGGCTGCAGTATGGTGGCATTTCTCCTTTTGCTTAGTACATGGTTCTATGTtccaaatttactttttttttttttaaataatgaatttttttttccaagacagggtttcactgtatatccctagctatcctggaactcatactgtagaccaggctggcctccagaaattcacctgcctctgtcttccaagtgctgggattagaggcatgtgccaccactgcacggctaaaataatgaaaattaaaaagatgaaaaaatgatATAGTCTAGAGAGTTTGGCTTGAGAAATCAGATATTGCAATGAATGAACAATCTCTTGAGGAAGCAAAGCAGCCAAGTCCTAGAATTATCAACGAATTGTGCAGGGAAGTGCTCCCAGTCCTAGCATTAGCTAGGAGAGCAGCTTCTGCCCCACCTGCACAGTGGAGTGCCTGTGATGTCCTAACCTTTGACCTTCTTTCTCACTTCTGCCTGCCCTCCAGTGTCTTGTGTACCCACAGCCATGGGTCAGTCTTCTTCTAAACCTGATCCAAAGGCCCGCAGTATGGCCTCCAGTTTTAATGAATTCTTCAAGAATTTCAAGATGGAAAGTAAAATCATTTCTGAGGAGACCATCAATTCATTTCAGTCACATATGCAAGAAGGAGACATACAGAAGGCGATTTCTGTAATCAACGCTGCCTTGACAGACATTGAGAATGCCCCCCTGAACATTGCTGTGACAGGGGAGACGGGGGCAGGAAAGTCTACGTTCATTAATGCCCTTCGGGGAATAGGACATGAGGAGAGTGGATCAGCTAGGAGTGGACCAGTGGAGACAACCATGGCTAGGGAGAAATACACCCACACTAAGTTCCCTAATGTGACCTTCTGGGATCTCCCTGGGGTCGGGTCAACTAATTTCAAACCAGGAAAATATCTGAAGAAAGTGAAGTTCCATGAGTATGACTTTTTTCTTATCATCTCAGCCTCTCGCTTTAGAGATAATGATGCCCAGCTGGCCAAAGcaattggaaaaatgaaaaagaagttcTACTTTGTTCGGACAAAAATTGACAGTGACTTGTGGAATGAGGAGAAATGTAGACCCAGGTCCTACAATAGGGAACAAACCTTGGAGAATATTCGAAAGGACTGTGTGGAGAAGCTGCAGAAGGCCAAAGTAGCCTCCACTCATGTCTTCTTAGTGTCCAGCGTTGAGGTAGCACAATTTGATTTTCCTAAACTGGAGTTCACCCTTTTGAAAGAGCTGCCAGCACACAAGCGCTACATCTTCATGCAGTGCCTCCCTAATCTTACTGAGACTGCTATTGATTGCAGAAGAGATGTCCTGAAACAAAAGATCTGGCTGGAGTCACTGAAGTCTGGAGCGTTGGCCACCATCCCCATGATGTCATTCTTCAATGATGACATCGAGGAGCTTGAGAAGATCCTGAACCACTACAGGACTTGCTTTGGGCTGGATGATGAGTCACTGGAAAACATAGCCAGGGAGTGGTCCATGTCTGTGGAGGAGCTGGCGTCCACCATGAAGTCACCCCATTTGCTGTCAAGTGAGCCGAATGAGTCTGTGGCTGACAAGCTGGTGAAAATCCTGGAGAAAGTTTTTGCTGTCACTGGCGGATTCATAGCCACTGGCCTTTACTTTAGAAAGAGTTACTATGTGCAAAATTACTTTCTTGATACAGTGACAGAGGATGCTAAAGTTCTACTTAAGAAAAAAGtcttgggggctggcaagatggcttagcgggtaagagcactgactgttcttccaaaggtcctgagttcaaatcccagcaaccacatggtggctcacaaccacccataatgagatctgacgccctctctccgctggtgtgtctgaagtcagctacagtgtacatatatataataataaataaataaaccttataaaaaaaaagaaaatctttttgcAGGACAGTGTGGACTCTGAGTAAGGTTCTAAAGATGGAGAGAATGAGgcagctggcctgggactcaggtGACCTTAGTGTTTtcaggatgctggagagatggctgagggcATTCCTGAAGTACCCTGGCCAGGATGTGTTATCTCTTAGGCTTTGTGACCCTTGGGAAAATAGAAGGAGCAGAGTTATACGGTATGGTGGTTATGTCAGTCCTAACATGACTATCGTACAGTGTGCTAGTACAGACTTTCTAGGCATTTCCTAGAATGGAACGGAGTTTCCAGAGatgactttgtttgttttagacaggatttttctatggctgtcctggatctcctTCTCGACAGAGggagactaggctgaccttgaactcacacagaaatcctcctgcctctgcctattgagtgctgggattaaaggtatatatactaccacacctggaagaaattattatttcttttttaaaaattatattggctTTGTGCTGCTCTGCCGAGAGCAGGCTGACTGACATCATGGTTGCTTTTTACACTTGTCACACTATGGTTCATATAACAGAGCGTGACAGAAAACAATGGGGAACCATTGCCTGAGTCACAGTGTTGGCATTTCTGCAGAGGTGCCATTACACAAGTCAGGCATGCAGTCTGAGGTTTGCACACTGAAGAGTCCTCACATGCTAACAGACGATGCTTCGTGCGTGGATCATGAGGATAGGAAATTAGAGGAAAGACACTAGTGATCGAAGAGTAAATCCTCCCCCAAAATACAGAAGTTCCTTAATCATGAACAAAGGTACTCAGTCTCCCATCCAAAGGCTGAAATGTACCTTAGCAGCCATCCCACTTTCAGGAAGTTGAACTTGCAAGTGAGATTGTAGATGAACAATTTCTGTGGTGCAGTGTTGGTGTCAACACAAAAATCGTGACACAGCCTGTAGTGTGGGCAGTGACATGGCCTCTGAGGAAATTACACATGCAGTTAGTCTATGACACTCTTGAAGTATTGCCAAACAGTGCAAAgaagtattttatgttttgggtTATTAGCTGTGGGACTTTGAAAGATCGTTTGCATCTAGGgattggagaaatgactcagaggtttaagagcacatactgtccTCATATAGGACTGGAGttcggttcccagaacccatgccaGACAACTCACAGTCCCCTattcctccagctccaggggaatctgatgccctcttctggccaccaagggcacctacactcacaagcacatacccccacacagacacacacacagacacataattaaatatgaaaagaaatccTTAAGAAACATGGACAAGCCTATAAGCAATTCAAATGTTCCTTGGTAGAGGGTGTTGCCTGACAACCCAACGAAGATGAAGAACAGCACCCATGTCTCTGTAGTCTCCTTCCTAGATGCAGATCCCAAGATGTAGACAGTGTGCCCAGTGAGTCACTGCTGATCTACGTAAATCAGgattaaagtatattttcatacatatcCTAAGgaatacaattattttttatgttgagTTATAGCACTGCACAGAGGAGCAGAATCAGTGCTAGATTTTACTGAATATATGGCAGCGCTTGGCACAGCTAGGACTGTGCCAAGGGAAGTGGGACACAGCTTGAGACTGTTTCTGCTAAATGAACGGGTTGATTTGAGATTCATGTGTGTGACAAGCACAGGGAAACCAAACCGTGAGATAAAACCAGCAGTGCCATAGTAAAGCTAAGAAGGTGTGGCTCTGAAATACAGTAAAGAAACTGTGAGAGAGGAAATCGGTGTGCACTGCTCCCTGTCATGAGACATGACATAGCAGCCATACTTGTATAGATTACACTctaaaataaaagctgaaaggaggagctggggagatggctcagaggt
This window contains:
- the LOC116077685 gene encoding T-cell-specific guanine nucleotide triphosphate-binding protein 1-like isoform X1 translates to MMNSNMESHSAAHLDFQATKTDLYMSVCTCCAWYRGDLFTGLDYFHRKSLFLKGAVSCVPTAMGQSSSKPDPKARSMASSFNEFFKNFKMESKIISEETINSFQSHMQEGDIQKAISVINAALTDIENAPLNIAVTGETGAGKSTFINALRGIGHEESGSARSGPVETTMAREKYTHTKFPNVTFWDLPGVGSTNFKPGKYLKKVKFHEYDFFLIISASRFRDNDAQLAKAIGKMKKKFYFVRTKIDSDLWNEEKCRPRSYNREQTLENIRKDCVEKLQKAKVASTHVFLVSSVEVAQFDFPKLEFTLLKELPAHKRYIFMQCLPNLTETAIDCRRDVLKQKIWLESLKSGALATIPMMSFFNDDIEELEKILNHYRTCFGLDDESLENIAREWSMSVEELASTMKSPHLLSSEPNESVADKLVKILEKVFAVTGGFIATGLYFRKSYYVQNYFLDTVTEDAKVLLKKKVLGAGKMA
- the LOC116077685 gene encoding T-cell-specific guanine nucleotide triphosphate-binding protein 1-like isoform X2, translating into MSVCTCCAWYRGDLFTGLDYFHRKSLFLKGAVSCVPTAMGQSSSKPDPKARSMASSFNEFFKNFKMESKIISEETINSFQSHMQEGDIQKAISVINAALTDIENAPLNIAVTGETGAGKSTFINALRGIGHEESGSARSGPVETTMAREKYTHTKFPNVTFWDLPGVGSTNFKPGKYLKKVKFHEYDFFLIISASRFRDNDAQLAKAIGKMKKKFYFVRTKIDSDLWNEEKCRPRSYNREQTLENIRKDCVEKLQKAKVASTHVFLVSSVEVAQFDFPKLEFTLLKELPAHKRYIFMQCLPNLTETAIDCRRDVLKQKIWLESLKSGALATIPMMSFFNDDIEELEKILNHYRTCFGLDDESLENIAREWSMSVEELASTMKSPHLLSSEPNESVADKLVKILEKVFAVTGGFIATGLYFRKSYYVQNYFLDTVTEDAKVLLKKKVLGAGKMA